In the genome of Desulfuromonas sp. DDH964, one region contains:
- a CDS encoding molybdopterin-dependent oxidoreductase produces the protein MVNLKIDGKAVQIEKGATILAAAEKIGVTIPTLCFLKKVSPTGACRICVVDIAGVDKPMTACNTVAVEGMAVTTQSERLAKIRRQVVELLLVNHPLDCPVCDAGGECDLQNVCYAQDVTSQPFGAEDVNPGVIDRWPLIQQVPNRCILCEKCVKVCHEVVGSSALFVNDKGDRAFIDKHLDLCEFCGNCVQVCPTGTMISKPFKFRARPWELRKVASVCTACGSHCQVDLNVKQDEVYRVTSEDGVTRNDGNLCIGGFFGTDYLRSPARLTSPLVKQGESQQPASWDTALALIVERLQSLGAAKGEAVAGLASPRLTNEENYLFQKLFRVLLGSNNIDSEARFGALRSNGVLRQALGLSGASNRIDRIGAAEAVLVFGCDVTAEAPAIDWQIEQACRKRDGKLVLAGQRGVKLDRHAHTVLRYRPGSEAALATALARMILDAGLADKAYLQQYVGNGDELLTGLQGVDLAATVAATGLAPELIDEAARYLGAARSVALIFGADISKGPEAEAATAALANLALVCGALHGEIGGLFPVDEKGNMQGLLDMGVCPENLPGQQAFATSKAAFEQVWGATLPTAGRDALAILEGIEKGEVRFLYLAATNPLVSFPEAGRWRKALAKVEFLVVQDILASELTALADVVLPAAGFAEKNGTVTSLDQRINRLVRATGAPGAAREDFAILAELYQRLAGTSQIPQLDQVASEITALVPSYADTCFPTKDARSGLKAPFAPAPGSLRFTPVVLTAPNATGPQLVTGKVLFHFGTTTTFANGCLAVAPSGYVAMSPRDAEALGVKDGGRVKLTSGSGSLLAPVKLSAQLPDGLLFAPCHFADTPVQQLLTAAGNRVSVQVAKA, from the coding sequence TCTGAAGATCGACGGCAAGGCGGTGCAGATCGAGAAGGGCGCGACGATTCTGGCCGCGGCCGAAAAGATCGGGGTCACCATCCCCACCCTCTGTTTCCTGAAGAAGGTCTCGCCGACCGGCGCCTGCCGCATCTGTGTCGTCGATATCGCCGGGGTCGATAAGCCGATGACCGCCTGCAACACGGTAGCGGTCGAAGGCATGGCGGTCACCACCCAGTCCGAGCGCCTGGCCAAGATCCGGCGCCAGGTCGTCGAACTCCTCCTGGTCAACCATCCCCTCGACTGCCCGGTCTGTGATGCCGGCGGGGAGTGTGACCTGCAGAATGTCTGCTACGCCCAGGATGTCACCAGCCAGCCCTTTGGGGCCGAGGATGTCAACCCCGGCGTCATCGATCGCTGGCCGCTCATCCAGCAGGTTCCCAACCGCTGTATCCTCTGCGAGAAGTGCGTCAAGGTCTGTCACGAGGTGGTCGGGTCGAGTGCGCTCTTCGTCAACGACAAGGGCGACCGCGCCTTTATCGACAAACATCTCGATCTCTGCGAATTCTGCGGCAATTGCGTACAGGTCTGCCCCACCGGTACCATGATCTCCAAGCCTTTCAAGTTTCGGGCCCGTCCCTGGGAACTGCGCAAGGTTGCTTCGGTCTGTACCGCCTGCGGCAGCCACTGCCAGGTCGATCTCAACGTCAAGCAGGACGAGGTCTATCGGGTCACCTCCGAGGACGGAGTCACCCGCAATGACGGCAACCTCTGCATCGGTGGTTTCTTCGGCACCGACTATCTGCGTTCCCCGGCGCGCCTCACCTCCCCCCTGGTCAAGCAGGGGGAGAGTCAACAGCCGGCGAGCTGGGATACGGCGCTTGCTCTCATCGTCGAACGGCTGCAGTCCCTGGGCGCCGCCAAGGGGGAGGCGGTGGCCGGCCTCGCTTCACCACGCCTGACCAACGAGGAGAATTACCTTTTCCAGAAACTCTTCCGGGTGCTGCTCGGCAGCAACAATATCGATTCCGAGGCCCGCTTCGGCGCCCTGCGCAGTAATGGCGTACTGCGCCAGGCCCTCGGCCTTTCCGGGGCGAGCAACCGGATCGATCGAATCGGCGCGGCGGAAGCGGTCCTGGTATTCGGCTGCGATGTGACCGCCGAGGCGCCGGCTATCGACTGGCAGATCGAACAAGCCTGCCGCAAGCGTGACGGCAAGCTGGTGCTGGCCGGACAACGGGGGGTCAAACTCGACCGCCATGCTCACACCGTATTGCGCTATCGGCCCGGCAGTGAAGCGGCCCTGGCTACGGCCCTGGCCCGCATGATCCTTGATGCCGGACTCGCCGACAAGGCCTATCTGCAGCAGTATGTCGGCAACGGCGACGAGCTGCTGACCGGTCTGCAAGGGGTCGATCTGGCGGCGACGGTTGCCGCCACCGGCCTGGCGCCGGAGCTGATCGACGAGGCGGCCCGTTATCTCGGCGCGGCCAGGAGCGTCGCCCTCATCTTCGGTGCCGACATCAGCAAGGGGCCGGAAGCGGAAGCCGCCACGGCGGCCCTGGCCAACCTCGCCCTGGTCTGTGGCGCCCTGCACGGTGAGATCGGCGGTCTCTTCCCGGTCGACGAAAAAGGGAACATGCAGGGCCTGCTCGATATGGGCGTCTGCCCCGAAAACCTCCCCGGACAGCAGGCGTTTGCCACGTCCAAGGCGGCCTTCGAACAGGTCTGGGGGGCCACTCTGCCCACCGCGGGGAGGGATGCCCTGGCTATTCTCGAGGGGATCGAAAAAGGCGAAGTCCGCTTTCTCTACCTGGCGGCGACCAACCCCCTGGTCTCTTTTCCCGAGGCGGGGCGCTGGCGCAAGGCCCTGGCAAAGGTCGAGTTCCTCGTGGTGCAGGATATCCTCGCCTCCGAGCTGACCGCCCTCGCCGATGTCGTCCTCCCGGCAGCTGGTTTCGCGGAAAAGAATGGCACCGTCACGTCTCTCGACCAGCGCATCAACCGCCTGGTCCGGGCGACCGGAGCGCCTGGCGCGGCGCGGGAGGATTTTGCCATCCTCGCGGAGCTCTACCAGCGCCTGGCCGGCACCAGCCAGATCCCCCAGCTCGACCAGGTCGCCAGCGAGATCACGGCCCTGGTCCCCTCTTACGCCGACACCTGCTTCCCCACCAAGGATGCCCGTTCCGGGCTCAAGGCGCCCTTTGCTCCGGCTCCCGGCAGCCTTCGTTTCACCCCGGTGGTCCTGACTGCGCCCAACGCCACCGGGCCGCAACTGGTAACCGGGAAGGTCCTCTTCCATTTCGGAACCACCACCACCTTCGCCAACGGCTGCCTGGCCGTGGCACCCTCCGGCTACGTCGCCATGAGCCCCCGTGATGCCGAGGCCCTGGGGGTCAAAGATGGTGGACGGGTCAAACTTACCTCGGGTTCCGGGTCGCTGCTGGCACCGGTCAAGCTCAGTGCCCAGTTGCCCGACGGTCTGCTGTTCGCGCCCTGTCACTTTGCCGATACCCCGGTGCAGCAACTGCTGACCGCGGCCGGCAACCGGGTCTCCGTCCAGGTGGCCAAAGCTTGA
- a CDS encoding cupin domain-containing protein — protein METTFWDYQDQVAYHKEKANKVQLAETPHSRTTLWCLLPGQHIHPHEHAGDHIWIVLEGEGTFLGAGGPRPVGPGTLLVAPQGRPHGVENKSQEGLVFVSISAG, from the coding sequence ATGGAAACCACCTTCTGGGATTATCAGGACCAGGTCGCGTATCACAAGGAAAAGGCCAACAAGGTGCAATTGGCGGAAACCCCGCACTCGCGCACCACGCTCTGGTGCCTTCTGCCGGGGCAGCATATCCACCCGCATGAACATGCCGGAGATCATATCTGGATCGTGCTCGAGGGGGAAGGGACCTTCCTCGGCGCTGGCGGGCCGCGTCCGGTTGGTCCGGGAACCCTGCTGGTCGCGCCCCAGGGGCGCCCCCATGGGGTTGAAAACAAGTCGCAAGAAGGGTTGGTCTTTGTCAGTATCTCGGCAGGCTGA